Within Terriglobia bacterium, the genomic segment TGGAGTTCGGGGTCGCCACTGTCGGCCCTTACGGCCAGCTTCAGCCAACGGTCCGCCAACTCTTGTGGTGCGTCGCTCGCGGGGTCTTCTCCGAGGGCTGCATCAACGTCGCGATAAAGTTCCTGCCATTCGCGCGACGGTCCCTCCTCATAGAATCGCCGGCGCTTCTCCCATGCTTCTTCCGTGCTGTAGTACTTCTTCATGACTTCGATGTCCTCTTGCATGTCGATCACCTCTATGATTTTCTTCAGAATCGCCGCGTCCGCTGGTCTACCTGCCCGAATCGCGTCTTCGGCCACGCAGATCGCGCGGACCGCACGAGACAGAAGGTGTTCCTTCTGCTCCAGCGCCTTGCGCTGCATCCGCAAAGCGGCCGGCAATTCGAGCGCCGGCCGATCCAATATGATTTTGATTTGCCTTAAAGGAACCCCGAGAAACTTGAGCGCGATGATCTGTTCGAGCCGCTCCAAATCGTGTTCCGCATATGTCCGGTATCCACCATTTGTTCGTCGGGGCTTTAACAACCCCAACCTATCGTAATGGCGCAGGGCCTTAACCGTAACACCGGCAAGTTCGGCGAATTCATGGATGTGAAAAAACCGGCTCAAACCGTCACCTCCGCGACCATACTCAGCTTTGACCTAAGGTCAGGGTCAAGCCCAATTTTACTTCGGAGCGAATCGTACTGTCGGGGATTCCTCCTCGCGATGCTTAAGGGTGAGTTGATGATAAATCGGGCGAACGCGCAGTTCACTTTGAGCGATCGAAAAACCGTGACGGGCGCTTTATTTCAAAATGTTCCAGAACGGGGCAAATACGACCCTGTTTCCCGGGTTGCGAGGATTCCGGGATTTTACAGTCTAAGAAACCGCGAACCTCAAACGTTATCTCTATGAAGGCGGAAAACAGCGGTTGAGAGAAACGCCAGAATCCGACTGGGTTGTCGAGGCCCTCGGCCTTTATGAAGCACGGCTTCTCCGGTATGCCACATGGGTGCTGCGAGATCCCGACCTTGCACGAGATGTTGTCCAGGAGACGTTCCTGCGGCTCTGCCGGGAACAGCCGTCGACTGTCGGCGGCCATCTCGCCCAGTGGCTGTTCACGGTCTGCCGCAATCTCGCCTTCGACACGCGCAAGAAGGAGGTTCGCATGGCTCCGCTCGAAGAAGTTCAGACCACTGTCGACGCTGCGATTCATTCCGGCATCGAACAGCGTGAAACCGTGGGCGAGATCTTTAAACTGCTCGAAGACCTGCCGAAGAACCAACGGGAGGTTATTTACCTGAAGTTCCAGTGCGACCTGAGTTACAAAGAAATCAGCGAAGTCACCAAACTCTCCGTCACCAACGTCGGGTTCCTGATTCATACAGCCTTGAAAACCATCCGCAAGCGCGTGCTTTCCGAGCCTGCAAGGAGGAATCCATGACACGCATCAATCCAGACGATCCCAAATGGACCGCATACATTCTCGGCGAGCTGAGCGATTCCGAACGCGCCGCCGTCGAAGCCGCACTGGAAGCGTCGGAGGAAGCCCGCACTCTGGTCGAAGAACTCCGTTTCGCGGCGGAGCTCACGAAAGCGGAATTGACGGAACAGGCGCCGGTCCGTCCGCTGACGGAACAAGAGCGCGAATCCATCCGCGCCGCGGCAGGCGTGGAAAGACCGCGAAGATGGTTCGGTGCGCGCCCGATGGCGTGGGCGGCAGGCCTGGCCGCCGCAAGTATCGCTCTGACCGTGGCCTTGATGCCACACCATGCGCAACAACAACATACCGCGGTACCTGTTCAGACAGCGCAATCGATCGCCG encodes:
- a CDS encoding MerR family transcriptional regulator encodes the protein MSRFFHIHEFAELAGVTVKALRHYDRLGLLKPRRTNGGYRTYAEHDLERLEQIIALKFLGVPLRQIKIILDRPALELPAALRMQRKALEQKEHLLSRAVRAICVAEDAIRAGRPADAAILKKIIEVIDMQEDIEVMKKYYSTEEAWEKRRRFYEEGPSREWQELYRDVDAALGEDPASDAPQELADRWLKLAVRADSGDPELQTHSPTAWLDRENWPPSMKRRIAEFNLEEVSGFLQRAVLSSRKKYFSEEAWAKMVEIRKDPALYSVMWQSRVDIFREIESSLGEDPAGENGKRLAIRWMAHLDAASGGDPGVKAGLIKTWADRPNWTATRRWLEEALSMVTGERFDKAANFIDKAVASAEARIYAKTED
- a CDS encoding sigma-70 family RNA polymerase sigma factor, encoding MRETPESDWVVEALGLYEARLLRYATWVLRDPDLARDVVQETFLRLCREQPSTVGGHLAQWLFTVCRNLAFDTRKKEVRMAPLEEVQTTVDAAIHSGIEQRETVGEIFKLLEDLPKNQREVIYLKFQCDLSYKEISEVTKLSVTNVGFLIHTALKTIRKRVLSEPARRNP